A region from the Azospirillum thermophilum genome encodes:
- a CDS encoding DUF3369 domain-containing protein yields MSDEFLFADDDPAVEAEAAAPQVLAEPVDPWLILIVDDDPAIHATTKMVLRGFTFEGRPAQFLSAGTAAEARRVLEENPAIAVVLLDVVMESDDAGLRLVRFIRSDMANRRVRIILRTGQPGQAPERDVILSYDINDYKSKTELTAQKLFTSVVAALRGYQDITAIEDHRQGLERILDASSALLDKRTMAEFVAGAVAEIVAVCPPSDGVALCSRWAEDGGPALHPSPLREPLVLGGSGLFAGLAGRPVRDGLPPEAAEAVTAALASGRSRFERSHSVLVFRSASHQCETAFYLCHSRALSQDERRLLEVFCSKVAIGFDNVQLYEELTELNRNLENQVAERTRELVAATEAAEAARAEAVAADQAKSLFLATMSHEIRTPMNGVQGMLELLEHTPLTSDQRELVAVVRESAGALLTIINDILDFSKIEAGRLDLERVPVSLTTVVEGVADTLAPAARQKDLALIPYVDPDLPATVMGDPVRIRQVLFNIAGNAVKFTHGGSVKVRAELASYEEGRVAIRIAVTDTGIGISPENQGRLFRPFTQAEASTTRRFGGTGLGLSICRRLAELMGGEIGVVSELGEGSTFWFTFAADLPPDGTEAGEDRPLPLGGLSVLLLVPDAEERSVLARYLNSDGAQVVEAADAETALRLLLPTARCDVLLAEETVDLSPLDADGRGRTRGRLLLTRQPRAAAAGGPQPVARPVRRAHLVRSVLAAAGRLAPVEEPPADPPLCPVPQDAAPAVDEALAEGRLILVAEDHPTNRQVILRQLALLGHAAEVAEDGLQALAMWRSGRYGLLLTDCQMPEMDGLELAQAVRADEAGTGRRRPIIAITANAMEGEAQKCLAAGMDDTISKPVELGQLRRVLDRYLPLKGVEEEPPPPPAAAQPEEGRDGPPLDTGALAALFDGDTSVVRELLVEFVASNTASHQRLLTAYGSGCWEEMRQAAHKLAGSSRTVGAHELAAAADAVEMAAMDRRPDGMAGMVARVGRELDRVVGYIDAA; encoded by the coding sequence ATGAGCGACGAGTTCCTGTTCGCCGACGACGATCCCGCGGTGGAGGCCGAGGCCGCCGCCCCGCAGGTGCTCGCCGAGCCGGTGGACCCGTGGCTCATCCTGATCGTGGACGACGATCCCGCCATCCACGCCACCACCAAGATGGTGCTGCGCGGCTTCACCTTCGAGGGGCGGCCGGCGCAGTTCCTCTCCGCGGGCACCGCGGCCGAGGCGCGTCGCGTGCTGGAGGAGAACCCGGCGATCGCCGTGGTGCTGCTGGACGTGGTGATGGAGTCCGACGACGCCGGCCTGCGGCTGGTCCGCTTCATCCGGTCGGACATGGCGAACCGCCGCGTGCGGATCATCCTGCGCACCGGCCAGCCGGGGCAGGCGCCGGAGCGCGACGTCATCCTCAGCTACGACATCAACGACTACAAGTCGAAGACGGAGCTGACGGCGCAGAAGCTCTTCACCTCGGTGGTGGCGGCGCTGCGCGGCTATCAGGACATCACGGCGATCGAGGACCATCGCCAGGGGCTGGAGCGCATCCTGGACGCCTCCTCCGCCCTGCTCGACAAGCGGACGATGGCCGAGTTCGTCGCCGGGGCGGTGGCCGAGATCGTCGCCGTCTGCCCGCCGAGCGACGGGGTGGCGCTGTGCAGCCGCTGGGCGGAGGATGGCGGCCCGGCCCTGCACCCGTCGCCGCTGCGCGAACCGCTGGTGCTGGGCGGCAGCGGCCTGTTCGCCGGGCTGGCCGGGCGGCCGGTGCGCGACGGGCTGCCGCCCGAGGCGGCCGAGGCGGTGACGGCGGCGCTGGCCTCCGGCCGCAGCCGGTTCGAGCGGAGCCACAGCGTGCTGGTCTTCCGCTCCGCCTCGCACCAGTGCGAGACGGCCTTCTACCTGTGCCATTCCCGCGCCCTGTCGCAGGACGAGCGGCGGCTGCTGGAGGTCTTCTGCTCCAAGGTCGCCATCGGCTTCGACAACGTCCAGCTCTACGAGGAGCTGACCGAGCTGAACCGCAACCTGGAGAACCAGGTGGCGGAGCGCACCCGCGAACTGGTCGCCGCGACCGAGGCGGCGGAGGCGGCGCGGGCCGAGGCGGTGGCGGCGGACCAGGCCAAGTCGCTGTTCCTGGCGACGATGAGCCACGAGATCCGCACGCCGATGAACGGCGTCCAGGGCATGCTGGAGCTGCTGGAACACACGCCGCTGACCTCCGACCAGCGGGAGCTGGTGGCGGTGGTGCGGGAATCGGCCGGCGCCCTGCTGACCATCATCAACGACATCCTGGACTTCTCGAAGATCGAGGCCGGGCGGCTGGACCTGGAGCGGGTTCCGGTGTCGCTGACGACGGTGGTGGAAGGGGTGGCGGACACGCTGGCCCCGGCGGCCCGCCAGAAGGATCTGGCGCTGATCCCCTATGTCGATCCCGACCTGCCGGCGACCGTGATGGGCGACCCGGTGCGCATCCGGCAGGTGCTGTTCAACATCGCCGGCAACGCGGTGAAGTTCACCCACGGCGGTTCGGTCAAGGTGCGGGCGGAACTGGCCTCCTACGAGGAGGGGCGCGTCGCCATCCGCATCGCGGTGACCGACACCGGCATCGGCATCTCGCCGGAGAACCAGGGCCGCCTGTTCCGCCCCTTCACCCAGGCGGAGGCCTCCACCACCCGGCGCTTCGGCGGGACGGGGCTCGGCCTGTCGATCTGCCGCCGTCTGGCCGAGCTGATGGGCGGCGAGATCGGGGTGGTGAGCGAGCTGGGCGAGGGGTCGACCTTCTGGTTCACCTTCGCCGCCGACCTGCCGCCCGACGGGACGGAGGCGGGGGAGGACCGGCCGCTGCCGCTCGGCGGCCTGTCGGTGCTGCTGCTGGTGCCCGACGCGGAGGAGCGCAGCGTCCTCGCCCGCTACCTGAACAGCGACGGCGCCCAGGTGGTGGAGGCGGCGGACGCGGAGACGGCGCTGCGCCTGCTGCTGCCGACCGCGCGCTGCGACGTGCTGCTGGCCGAGGAGACGGTCGACCTGTCGCCGCTCGACGCCGACGGGCGGGGACGGACGCGCGGGCGGCTCCTGCTGACCCGGCAGCCGCGGGCCGCCGCGGCCGGCGGTCCCCAGCCGGTGGCGCGGCCGGTGCGCCGCGCCCATCTCGTCCGCTCGGTGCTTGCCGCGGCCGGGCGCCTTGCCCCGGTGGAGGAGCCGCCGGCCGATCCGCCGCTCTGCCCCGTGCCGCAGGACGCCGCCCCCGCGGTGGACGAGGCGCTGGCCGAAGGGCGGCTGATCCTGGTGGCGGAGGACCATCCGACCAACCGCCAGGTCATCCTGCGGCAGCTCGCCCTGCTGGGCCATGCGGCGGAGGTGGCGGAGGACGGGCTGCAGGCGCTCGCCATGTGGCGGTCCGGCCGCTACGGGCTGCTGCTGACCGACTGCCAGATGCCGGAGATGGACGGGCTGGAGCTCGCCCAGGCGGTGCGCGCCGACGAGGCGGGCACCGGCCGCCGCCGTCCCATCATCGCCATCACCGCCAACGCCATGGAGGGGGAGGCGCAGAAATGCCTCGCCGCCGGCATGGACGACACGATCTCCAAGCCGGTCGAGCTGGGGCAGCTCCGCCGCGTGCTCGACCGCTATCTGCCGCTGAAGGGGGTCGAGGAGGAGCCGCCCCCGCCGCCCGCCGCGGCGCAGCCGGAGGAGGGGCGCGACGGTCCGCCGCTCGACACCGGCGCGCTGGCCGCGCTGTTCGACGGCGACACCAGCGTCGTGCGCGAGCTGCTGGTCGAGTTCGTCGCCTCCAACACCGCCTCGCACCAGCGGCTGCTGACCGCCTACGGCTCCGGATGCTGGGAGGAGATGCGGCAGGCGGCGCACAAGCTCGCCGGCTCCTCCCGCACGGTCGGTGCCCACGAGCTGGCCGCCGCGGCCGACGCCGTCGAGATGGCGGCGATGGACCGGCGGCCGGACGGCATGGCGGGCATGGTCGCCCGCGTCGGCCGCGAGCTGGACCGCGTGGTCGGCTACATCGACGCCGCCTGA
- a CDS encoding DUF2243 domain-containing protein: MAPFSASLSASPAGSSLSGVRRPGWAGGWLGFALGGFFDGILLHQILQWHHLLSALEGPRFADLRVQVLADGLFHALMYVIALAGLWLLWRSRATLAAQGAGRAVTAGALLGFGLWHVVDAVLSHWLLGIHRVRMDSEVPLLWDLLWVAVFGVGAMALGLWVGRRGGSGGGSGNGSGGDAGRRRGAVAATLLALLVLAAGPLAALPPPGATGALVLFRPGLSDGEILGAVAALDGRVLWADSSRSVWAIDLAEPRRADALYRSGALFVSSGLLPGGCLAWVRGPAPQRRG; encoded by the coding sequence ATGGCGCCCTTCTCCGCATCCCTCTCCGCATCCCCGGCCGGCTCCTCCCTGTCGGGCGTCCGGCGTCCGGGCTGGGCCGGCGGCTGGCTCGGCTTCGCGCTGGGCGGCTTCTTCGACGGCATCCTGCTGCACCAGATCCTGCAGTGGCACCATCTGCTGAGCGCCCTGGAAGGGCCGCGCTTCGCCGACCTCAGGGTCCAGGTGCTGGCGGACGGACTGTTCCACGCGCTGATGTACGTCATCGCCCTGGCCGGGCTGTGGCTGCTGTGGCGAAGCCGGGCGACCCTGGCCGCGCAGGGGGCCGGACGGGCGGTGACGGCGGGAGCCCTGCTGGGATTCGGGCTGTGGCACGTCGTCGACGCCGTGCTGTCGCACTGGCTGCTCGGCATCCACCGCGTCCGCATGGATTCGGAGGTTCCGCTGCTCTGGGATCTGCTGTGGGTCGCCGTCTTCGGCGTGGGGGCGATGGCGCTCGGCCTGTGGGTCGGCCGGCGCGGCGGCAGCGGCGGAGGCAGTGGCAACGGCAGCGGCGGCGATGCGGGACGGCGGCGCGGCGCGGTCGCCGCGACCCTGCTGGCCCTGCTGGTGCTCGCCGCCGGGCCGCTCGCCGCCCTGCCGCCGCCGGGCGCCACCGGGGCGCTGGTCCTCTTCCGGCCGGGGCTGAGCGACGGCGAGATCCTGGGCGCCGTCGCGGCGCTCGACGGGCGGGTGCTGTGGGCCGATTCGTCGCGCAGCGTCTGGGCGATCGATCTGGCGGAGCCGCGGCGGGCCGATGCGCTCTACCGCAGCGGGGCGCTGTTCGTCAGCAGCGGGCTGCTGCCCGGCGGCTGTCTGGCCTGGGTGCGCGGCCCGGCGCCGCAAAGGAGGGGGTAG
- a CDS encoding MT-A70 family methyltransferase has protein sequence MTTAGMVPGEQQQTVDGAAEAARDLLAFAGGRRFATVMADPPWRFANRTGKMAPEHRRLSRYGTMTIDEICALPVARIVAPTAHLYLWVPNALLPEGLQVLRAWGFEYKTNIVWHKLRKDGGSDGRGVGFYFRNVTELILFGVRGRNARTLAPGRTQVNYIGTRKREHSRKPDEQYEVIEACSPGPYLEMFARGARPNWAVWGNQADESYEPTWKTYAYNSAADRDAPAE, from the coding sequence ATGACGACGGCCGGCATGGTTCCGGGGGAACAGCAGCAGACGGTGGACGGCGCCGCGGAGGCCGCCCGCGACCTGCTGGCCTTCGCCGGCGGGCGGCGCTTCGCCACGGTGATGGCCGATCCGCCCTGGCGCTTCGCCAACCGCACCGGAAAGATGGCGCCGGAGCATCGCCGGCTGTCGCGCTACGGCACCATGACGATCGACGAGATCTGCGCCCTGCCGGTCGCCCGGATCGTCGCGCCGACCGCGCATCTCTACCTGTGGGTCCCCAACGCGCTGCTGCCGGAGGGGCTGCAGGTGCTGCGGGCCTGGGGCTTCGAGTACAAGACCAACATCGTCTGGCACAAGCTGCGCAAGGACGGCGGCTCCGACGGGCGGGGGGTCGGATTCTATTTCCGCAACGTGACGGAGCTGATCCTGTTCGGCGTGCGCGGCCGCAATGCCCGGACGCTGGCGCCCGGCCGCACCCAGGTCAACTACATCGGCACCCGCAAGCGCGAGCACAGCCGCAAACCCGACGAACAGTACGAGGTGATCGAGGCCTGCAGCCCCGGACCCTATCTGGAGATGTTCGCCCGCGGCGCCCGGCCCAACTGGGCGGTCTGGGGCAACCAGGCGGACGAGAGCTACGAGCCGACCTGGAAGACCTACGCCTACAATTCCGCGGCCGACCGCGACGCGCCGGCGGAGTAA
- a CDS encoding Crp/Fnr family transcriptional regulator, which yields MSVDLPGLKPQDIATIRSIALFGRLSDRALQLLAANTQFRSVPRGTTLFLQDEPADRFFVLLDGWVKLYRLTRDGAEAVVAVIGPGETFAEAAMFASGKFPVCAEAVAESRVMTLTAEGFARCLHADDQIAFSMLGSLSMRLRHLVTQIEQLQVQPTPQRVGSFLLRFCPEGSGSASFALPFDKALVARRLGMQPETLSRALAKLRAVGVETQGASVTVADLDALRQFCNAEDALGGDV from the coding sequence ATGAGCGTCGATCTGCCCGGCCTGAAACCACAGGACATCGCGACGATCCGCTCGATCGCGCTGTTCGGGCGCCTGTCCGACCGGGCGCTGCAGCTCCTGGCCGCCAACACGCAGTTCCGCTCCGTCCCGCGCGGCACGACGCTGTTCCTGCAGGACGAGCCGGCCGACCGCTTCTTCGTCCTGCTCGACGGCTGGGTGAAGCTCTACCGCCTGACCCGCGACGGGGCGGAGGCGGTGGTGGCGGTCATCGGCCCCGGCGAGACCTTCGCCGAGGCGGCGATGTTCGCCAGCGGCAAGTTCCCGGTCTGCGCCGAGGCGGTGGCCGAGTCCCGCGTCATGACGCTGACGGCGGAGGGCTTCGCCCGCTGCCTGCACGCCGACGACCAGATCGCCTTCTCCATGCTGGGCTCGCTGTCGATGCGGCTGCGCCATCTGGTGACGCAGATCGAGCAGTTGCAGGTCCAGCCGACGCCGCAGCGCGTCGGCAGCTTCCTGCTGCGTTTCTGCCCGGAGGGATCGGGCTCCGCCAGCTTCGCGCTGCCCTTCGACAAGGCGCTGGTCGCCCGCCGCCTCGGCATGCAGCCGGAGACGCTGTCGCGGGCGCTGGCCAAGCTGCGCGCGGTGGGGGTGGAGACGCAAGGGGCGAGCGTGACCGTCGCCGACCTCGATGCGCTGCGCCAGTTCTGCAATGCCGAGGACGCCCTGGGCGGCGACGTCTGA
- a CDS encoding YgjV family protein, whose amino-acid sequence MIDAFFAAPLAHAIGIAGMLGGMAWPLFRGRVAMLLVQLVPSICFGVHFALLGSPTGALMNVLSGLQILAAIPLGSRPAFRIVYLLILPVIAAVMALSWSGLPSLFAAAGTALVSLSRYQTAVPPFRLFMLMALPCWFGHNFLVGSVPGMMSDSAGIIFNLWMLGRDGPARRPVPAPAVHAAPQA is encoded by the coding sequence ATGATCGACGCTTTTTTCGCAGCCCCGCTGGCGCATGCCATCGGCATTGCCGGAATGCTGGGCGGCATGGCATGGCCGCTGTTCCGCGGCCGGGTGGCGATGCTGCTGGTCCAGCTCGTCCCGTCGATCTGTTTCGGGGTGCATTTCGCCCTGCTGGGCTCGCCCACCGGCGCGCTGATGAATGTGCTGTCGGGGCTGCAGATCCTGGCAGCCATTCCGCTGGGCAGCCGGCCGGCCTTCCGCATCGTCTACCTGCTGATCCTGCCGGTCATCGCGGCGGTGATGGCGCTGAGCTGGAGCGGCCTGCCCTCGCTGTTCGCGGCGGCCGGCACGGCGCTGGTCAGCCTGTCGCGCTACCAGACCGCGGTTCCTCCCTTCCGCCTGTTCATGCTGATGGCTCTTCCCTGCTGGTTCGGGCACAATTTCCTGGTGGGGTCGGTCCCGGGGATGATGTCGGACAGCGCCGGGATCATCTTCAATCTGTGGATGCTGGGGCGCGACGGGCCGGCCCGCCGCCCGGTTCCGGCCCCGGCCGTTCACGCCGCCCCGCAGGCCTGA
- a CDS encoding cold-shock protein yields the protein MFDRPPRQGFRAPEITKSNVTATVKWFNPTKGFGFVSPEDGSPDAFLHVSAVQAAGYDSLEEGTTITCDLARGPKGPQVATIHSVDASTASRSARPARAAGGGSRGGYDWGDSGGEEIEGKVKWFNADKGFGFITPSTGGKDVFVHVNVLRRSGMTTLQEGDEVRVTVRQGLKGPEAGKVEQL from the coding sequence ATGTTCGACCGCCCGCCCCGCCAGGGCTTTCGCGCTCCCGAGATCACAAAGTCCAACGTCACCGCCACCGTGAAGTGGTTCAACCCCACCAAGGGGTTTGGCTTCGTGTCCCCCGAGGACGGCTCGCCCGACGCCTTCCTGCATGTCTCCGCCGTCCAGGCCGCTGGCTACGACTCGCTGGAGGAAGGCACCACCATCACCTGTGACCTCGCCCGTGGCCCGAAGGGGCCGCAGGTCGCCACCATCCACTCGGTCGACGCCTCGACCGCGTCCCGTTCGGCCCGCCCGGCTCGCGCCGCCGGCGGTGGCTCGCGCGGCGGCTACGACTGGGGCGACTCCGGTGGTGAGGAGATCGAAGGCAAGGTCAAGTGGTTCAACGCTGACAAGGGCTTCGGCTTCATCACGCCGAGCACCGGCGGCAAGGACGTGTTCGTTCACGTCAACGTGCTGCGCCGGTCCGGCATGACGACCCTGCAGGAAGGCGACGAGGTTCGCGTCACCGTCCGCCAGGGCCTGAAGGGTCCGGAGGCCGGCAAGGTCGAGCAGCTCTAA
- a CDS encoding NAD(P)/FAD-dependent oxidoreductase, with protein sequence MPPVNRTPAPVDDATHVVIIGAGFGGLACAAALGSTNIRVTVIDRNNYHLFVPLLYQVATAALSPADIAQPIRRILSRHPNINVVLGEVVGVDRAAKAVTLADGSVVPYDRLVIATGSSYNYFGHDEWAEVAPGLKTIENARRLRARLLSCFEQAEISEDPARQAALMTAVVVGGGPTGVEMAGAIAELARYTLARDFRRIDPRATRILLVEAGPRILGTFPDELAGYARRALERLGVEVMTGKAVERIEEGAVTIAGRIVPAGTIIWGAGVTASPAGRWLGVETDRAGRIRVAPDLSVPGLDGVYALGDTAMAEGDDGKPLPGLAQVAKQQGEHLGRALEAGIARGAAMPAFRFRNRGNTAIIGRSAAVFDFGHRRLKGWFAWILWAIVHVYLLVGFEKRLLVSLQWLWRYMTYERGARLITADVAQGRTPERPEERETPGARPVPMRRRTSG encoded by the coding sequence ATGCCGCCCGTCAACCGCACCCCGGCCCCGGTGGACGACGCCACCCATGTCGTCATCATCGGCGCCGGCTTCGGCGGCCTTGCCTGCGCCGCCGCCCTCGGCAGCACGAACATCCGCGTCACGGTCATCGACCGCAACAACTACCACCTGTTCGTGCCGCTGCTCTATCAGGTGGCGACGGCCGCCCTGTCGCCGGCCGACATCGCCCAGCCGATCCGGCGGATCCTGAGCCGCCACCCCAACATCAACGTGGTGCTGGGCGAGGTGGTGGGGGTGGACCGCGCCGCGAAGGCGGTGACCCTCGCCGACGGCAGCGTCGTGCCCTATGACCGGCTGGTGATCGCCACCGGCTCCTCCTACAACTATTTCGGCCATGACGAGTGGGCCGAGGTGGCGCCGGGGCTGAAGACGATCGAGAACGCCCGGCGGCTGCGCGCCCGGCTGCTGAGCTGCTTCGAGCAGGCGGAGATCAGCGAGGACCCGGCGCGGCAGGCGGCGCTGATGACCGCGGTGGTGGTCGGCGGCGGCCCGACCGGCGTGGAGATGGCCGGCGCCATCGCCGAGCTTGCCCGCTACACGCTGGCCCGCGACTTCCGCCGCATCGACCCGCGCGCCACCCGCATCCTGCTGGTGGAGGCGGGGCCGCGCATCCTCGGCACCTTCCCCGACGAGCTTGCCGGCTATGCCCGCCGCGCGCTGGAGCGGCTGGGGGTGGAGGTGATGACCGGCAAGGCGGTGGAGAGGATCGAGGAGGGCGCGGTGACCATCGCCGGCCGGATCGTCCCCGCCGGCACGATCATCTGGGGCGCCGGCGTCACCGCCTCGCCCGCCGGGCGCTGGCTGGGGGTGGAGACCGACCGGGCCGGCCGCATCCGAGTCGCGCCGGATCTGTCGGTTCCGGGACTCGACGGCGTCTATGCGCTGGGCGACACGGCGATGGCGGAGGGCGACGACGGCAAGCCGCTGCCCGGCCTCGCCCAGGTCGCCAAGCAGCAGGGCGAGCATCTCGGGCGGGCGCTGGAGGCCGGCATCGCGCGCGGCGCGGCGATGCCGGCCTTCCGGTTCCGCAACCGCGGCAACACGGCGATCATCGGCCGCAGCGCCGCCGTCTTCGACTTCGGCCATCGGCGGTTGAAGGGGTGGTTCGCCTGGATCTTGTGGGCGATCGTCCATGTCTATCTACTGGTCGGGTTCGAGAAGCGCCTGCTGGTCAGCCTGCAATGGCTGTGGCGCTACATGACCTACGAGCGCGGCGCCCGCCTGATCACCGCCGACGTCGCCCAGGGGCGCACGCCGGAGCGGCCGGAGGAGCGCGAGACCCCCGGCGCCCGCCCGGTGCCGATGCGCCGCCGCACCTCCGGATGA
- a CDS encoding alkene reductase — protein sequence MSDSTPDSNPLFQPVTVGRMSLPNRIAMAPLTRSRTDNATGVPTAMNAEYYAQRASAGLIISEATQISPQGKGYAYTPGIHSAEQIAGWRLVTDAVHARGGHIVMQLWHVGRISHPDLQPGGALPVAPSVVKPNVKAFTVEGFKEIPEPRALAADELPGIVADYRKAARNALQAGFDGVEVHAANGYLIDQFLRDGTNKRTDAYGGPVENRARFLFEVMDAVVAEIGADRTGIRLSPLSPSNDAQESDPLSTFAPVIERLNGYGLAYLHMIEGVTRSPHPGFGGLLADLRGRWRGVYMANNSYTRELAIEAVGGGHADLVAFGRPFISNPDLVERLRRDAPLAEANGKTFYGGDARGYTDYPTLDAAE from the coding sequence ATGAGCGACAGCACGCCTGACAGCAATCCCCTGTTCCAGCCGGTCACCGTCGGCCGGATGAGCCTGCCCAACCGGATCGCCATGGCGCCGTTGACGCGCAGCCGGACCGACAACGCCACCGGCGTGCCGACCGCGATGAATGCGGAGTATTACGCCCAGCGCGCCTCGGCCGGCCTGATCATCAGCGAGGCGACGCAGATCTCGCCGCAGGGCAAGGGCTATGCCTACACCCCCGGCATCCACAGCGCGGAGCAGATCGCCGGCTGGCGGCTGGTCACCGACGCGGTGCATGCCCGCGGCGGCCACATCGTCATGCAGCTCTGGCATGTCGGGCGCATCTCGCACCCCGACCTGCAGCCGGGCGGCGCGCTGCCGGTCGCCCCGTCGGTGGTGAAGCCGAACGTCAAGGCCTTCACCGTCGAGGGCTTCAAGGAGATCCCGGAGCCGCGGGCGCTGGCGGCCGACGAGCTGCCGGGCATCGTCGCGGACTACCGCAAGGCGGCGCGCAACGCGCTCCAGGCCGGATTCGACGGGGTGGAGGTGCATGCCGCCAACGGCTACCTGATCGACCAGTTCCTGCGCGACGGCACCAACAAGCGCACCGACGCCTATGGCGGTCCGGTGGAGAACCGCGCCCGCTTCCTGTTCGAGGTGATGGACGCCGTGGTGGCGGAGATCGGCGCCGACCGCACCGGCATCCGCCTGTCGCCGCTGAGCCCGAGCAACGACGCGCAGGAGAGCGATCCGCTCAGCACCTTCGCCCCGGTGATCGAGCGGCTGAACGGCTACGGCCTCGCCTACCTCCACATGATCGAGGGGGTGACCCGCAGCCCGCATCCGGGCTTCGGCGGCCTGCTGGCCGACCTGCGCGGGCGCTGGCGCGGCGTCTACATGGCGAACAACAGCTATACCCGCGAGCTCGCCATCGAGGCGGTGGGCGGCGGCCATGCCGACCTCGTCGCCTTCGGCCGCCCCTTCATCAGCAACCCCGACCTGGTGGAGCGGCTGCGCCGCGACGCTCCGCTCGCCGAGGCCAACGGCAAGACCTTCTACGGCGGCGATGCGCGCGGCTACACCGACTATCCGACGCTCGACGCGGCGGAATAA
- a CDS encoding alpha/beta hydrolase family protein, with translation MTAEDLLPPCRRRGRAVMLALLSALALLLPMERAGAAGMRQLQIPADGDRPAMSGAVWYPCAGEPADIAFGPMTIRAVRDCPVTGGRLPLVVMSHGVGGWFGGHHDTAVRLADAGFVVAAINHPLDSGRSPLRRPGDLASMTGRPGDIRRLIDHMLTGWPEAGRIDRERIGFFGFSRGGFTGLAVIGGVPDFRLLLSDCPTYPGNRWCEQVRDGSAFALPIEHDGRIRAAVIADPAAGRLFAGAGLARVSVPVQLWGSERGGDGVTPADVTTVAEALPVRPEVRVVGGAGHFAFLPPCGEAFAAAVAAEGEAELCRDEGGFDRAAFHRAFNDAVLAFLAGRLGVAAAR, from the coding sequence ATGACCGCCGAAGACCTCCTCCCGCCCTGCCGCCGCCGCGGGCGCGCCGTGATGCTGGCCCTGCTGTCCGCGCTGGCGCTTCTCCTGCCGATGGAGCGGGCCGGGGCGGCGGGCATGCGGCAGCTCCAGATCCCCGCCGACGGCGACCGCCCGGCGATGTCCGGCGCCGTCTGGTACCCCTGCGCCGGGGAGCCGGCCGACATCGCCTTCGGCCCCATGACGATCCGCGCGGTGCGCGACTGCCCGGTGACCGGCGGGCGGCTGCCGCTGGTGGTGATGTCGCACGGCGTCGGTGGCTGGTTCGGCGGCCACCACGACACCGCCGTCCGTCTCGCCGATGCCGGATTCGTGGTGGCGGCGATCAACCATCCGCTGGACAGCGGGCGGTCGCCGCTGCGGCGCCCGGGGGACCTCGCCTCGATGACCGGCCGTCCGGGCGACATCCGGCGGCTGATCGACCATATGCTGACCGGCTGGCCGGAGGCCGGGCGGATCGACCGCGAGCGGATCGGCTTCTTCGGTTTCTCGCGCGGCGGCTTCACCGGGCTGGCGGTGATCGGGGGCGTGCCCGATTTCCGGCTGCTGCTGTCGGACTGCCCGACCTATCCCGGCAACCGCTGGTGCGAGCAGGTGCGCGACGGGTCGGCCTTCGCCCTGCCGATCGAGCATGACGGGCGGATCAGGGCGGCGGTCATCGCCGATCCGGCGGCCGGGCGGCTGTTCGCGGGAGCCGGGCTGGCGCGCGTGTCGGTGCCGGTGCAGCTCTGGGGGTCGGAGCGCGGCGGCGACGGAGTGACGCCGGCCGACGTGACGACGGTCGCGGAGGCGCTGCCGGTCCGTCCGGAGGTGCGGGTCGTCGGGGGCGCCGGCCATTTCGCCTTCCTGCCGCCCTGCGGCGAGGCGTTCGCCGCGGCGGTGGCGGCGGAGGGCGAGGCCGAGCTGTGCCGCGACGAGGGCGGCTTCGACCGCGCGGCCTTCCACCGCGCCTTCAACGACGCGGTCCTCGCCTTCCTCGCCGGCCGGCTGGGGGTGGCGGCCGCCCGCTGA
- a CDS encoding histidine phosphatase family protein — MLQRWPDRLWIVRHGESAGNVARAAADAAGLARIDIAERDVDVPLSDLGHRQSAALGRWFARLPEAERPDVLLVSPYRRARQTADGIRQGGGTALSLAELAVDERLREKEFGVLDRLTSAGIRHQFPEQAEHRRILGKFYHRPPGGESWCDVILRLRSALDTVSLHHGGRRVLIVSHQVVVLCLRYLLEGLTEEEILAIDRQGDVANGSVTEYRFDPQAGLTGRLVLHRYNDVEPQAESDTPVTAEPDAPVATR; from the coding sequence ATGCTGCAGCGCTGGCCAGACCGTCTCTGGATCGTCCGCCACGGCGAAAGCGCCGGCAACGTGGCGCGGGCCGCCGCCGATGCCGCCGGACTGGCGCGGATCGACATCGCGGAGCGCGACGTCGACGTTCCGCTCAGCGACCTCGGTCACCGCCAGTCGGCGGCGCTCGGCCGCTGGTTCGCCCGCCTGCCGGAGGCCGAGCGGCCGGACGTCCTGCTGGTCTCGCCCTACCGGCGCGCCCGCCAGACGGCGGACGGCATCCGGCAGGGCGGCGGCACTGCCCTGTCGCTGGCCGAGCTCGCCGTCGACGAGCGGCTGCGCGAGAAGGAGTTCGGCGTCCTCGACCGGCTGACCAGCGCCGGCATCCGGCATCAGTTCCCCGAGCAGGCGGAGCACCGCCGCATCCTCGGCAAGTTCTACCACCGGCCGCCGGGCGGCGAGAGCTGGTGCGACGTGATCCTGCGGCTGCGCAGCGCGCTCGACACCGTCAGCCTGCACCATGGCGGGCGGCGGGTGCTGATCGTCAGCCACCAGGTGGTGGTGCTGTGCCTGCGCTACCTGCTGGAGGGGCTGACCGAGGAGGAGATCCTGGCCATCGACCGGCAGGGCGACGTCGCCAACGGTTCGGTCACCGAATACCGCTTCGACCCGCAGGCCGGGCTGACCGGCCGGCTGGTGCTCCACCGCTACAACGACGTCGAGCCGCAGGCGGAGAGCGACACGCCGGTCACCGCCGAGCCCGACGCCCCCGTGGCGACCCGCTGA